Proteins encoded in a region of the Vicia villosa cultivar HV-30 ecotype Madison, WI linkage group LG5, Vvil1.0, whole genome shotgun sequence genome:
- the LOC131608015 gene encoding thaumatin-like protein, translated as MSLTKISLLPILALFLISAHAATFDIVNRCSYTVWPAATPSGGGRQLNSGQTWTINVPAGTSSGRVWGRTGCSFDGSGRGSCSTGDCGGALSCTLSGKSPLTLAEFTLNGGNNQDYFDLSVIDGFNIPMQFAPTSNGCNKVRTCQQSSCSDAYQYPSDNTKTVSCPGGTNYKVVFCP; from the coding sequence ATGTCTCTCACAAAAATTTCATTGTTGCCTATATTGGCTCTCTTCTTGATATCTGCACATGCAGCAACATTTGACATCGTCAACCGATGCTCTTACACTGTCTGGCCAGCTGCCACTCCCAGCGGCGGTGGTAGGCAGTTAAACTCAGGCCAAACATGGACTATAAACGTCCCAGCAGGAACTTCATCGGGCAGAGTTTGGGGCCGAACTGGTTGCAGTTTTGATGGCTCAGGTCGTGGTAGTTGTTCAACTGGTGACTGCGGTGGTGCCCTAAGTTGCACCTTATCTGGTAAATCTCCACTCACACTTGCCGAATTTACCCTTAACGGTGGAAACAATCAAGATTACTTTGATTTATCTGTGATTGATGGTTTCAACATTCCAATGCAATTTGCTCCAACCTCTAATGGATGCAACAAAGTAAGAACTTGCCAACAATCTTCTTGCTCTGATGCTTATCAGTATCCGAGTGATAACACTAAAACAGTTTCATGCCCAGGTGGTACCAACTACAAAGTTGTCTTCTGCCCTTGA